Proteins encoded by one window of Chondromyces crocatus:
- a CDS encoding glycosyltransferase family A protein produces MIDAAVIIPTRGDRPTFLRRALSSVLAQTTRPREILVVVDGDDARRTEVLSQIDGLPCRVLSTGRPRGAGAARNQGAREARAHHLCFLDDDDVWKPGYLAAVFAEGPGFDLALTAFEKHTHDAIRPEKVPPQELTRTAFLVANPGIRGSNLVLTRALYGKAEGFSEHLPAFNDMDFGLRLVEARPVHYRRICEPLVEYHAHDGERLSRRGASAIPPGMEGFLDAHGPTMDHRQEAAFRARAIALWDVDPWTLPALERRLLRASKAGTLPAHFPGLLHAAETALLEATCRSDDETDAHQAFIDRLSHAFERERGAPRLRRLRLLVITTDTPGSVAGFLASLQTALDRSGWRLGIEGPGIEILFVRNDQDPEVDQAHDAVLRRWTDRRVAITQHDVPRADRPLSLTEARRFAHRAAQHRAWTPSPDEPLWMLDEDFRFEMLVPSNTRGFRLVPGGSLLHRVACLALQHGPRGVDALLGGNSGAPPVPALGTLRRQLLDLATPATPERLTEGPLHPTAVQLGRRDAYYDLSTDPLPELHVPMRMAWWSRSGAWSWETVVDRLLQGLPVTRPALPWLGAPASAWGDLEAASVAGGNTLLLTPRVLRPEDFVQLRWGRIRSRRGDTTWCITCQAGGARIARASFPLFHDRTPRKGRPPRESAVHDMIADALGVGLYEALRDTRSLDRPSIEACASRRLAAVVESLGTVITLLKSSKNAFPEAFGTELLSVAVRAQVRLADVRFDAADLHEMQEAQRP; encoded by the coding sequence CCGCCCCACCTTTCTCCGCAGGGCCCTCTCCTCCGTGCTCGCCCAGACCACGCGCCCACGGGAGATCCTCGTCGTCGTCGACGGCGACGACGCTCGACGGACCGAGGTGCTCTCCCAGATCGACGGCCTCCCTTGCCGTGTGCTGTCCACGGGGCGCCCCCGAGGAGCCGGCGCAGCCCGCAACCAGGGGGCACGAGAAGCGCGCGCACACCACCTGTGCTTCCTCGACGACGACGACGTCTGGAAACCCGGCTACCTCGCCGCCGTGTTCGCAGAGGGCCCAGGATTCGACCTCGCCCTGACCGCCTTCGAGAAACACACCCACGACGCCATCCGCCCGGAGAAAGTCCCTCCCCAGGAACTCACCCGGACCGCCTTCCTCGTCGCCAACCCCGGAATCCGAGGCAGCAACCTGGTGCTCACCCGCGCGCTCTACGGGAAGGCGGAAGGCTTCTCGGAGCACCTGCCCGCGTTCAACGACATGGACTTCGGGCTCCGCCTCGTCGAGGCCCGACCCGTGCACTACCGGCGCATCTGCGAGCCCCTCGTGGAGTACCACGCCCACGACGGGGAACGCCTCTCGCGGCGAGGCGCGAGCGCCATCCCCCCGGGCATGGAGGGCTTCCTCGATGCCCACGGCCCCACGATGGATCATCGCCAGGAGGCCGCCTTCCGGGCACGCGCCATCGCGCTCTGGGACGTGGACCCGTGGACCCTGCCCGCCCTCGAACGGCGCCTTCTGCGCGCCTCGAAGGCAGGCACGCTCCCTGCGCATTTCCCGGGCCTCCTGCACGCCGCCGAGACGGCACTGCTGGAAGCCACGTGCCGGAGCGACGACGAGACCGACGCCCACCAGGCCTTCATCGACCGCTTGAGCCACGCCTTCGAGCGGGAACGAGGCGCTCCGCGGCTGCGAAGGCTTCGCCTCCTCGTCATCACCACCGACACGCCGGGCAGCGTCGCCGGGTTCCTCGCCTCGCTCCAGACCGCCCTCGACCGATCCGGCTGGCGCCTCGGCATCGAAGGCCCTGGCATCGAGATCCTCTTCGTGCGCAACGACCAGGATCCCGAGGTCGACCAGGCCCACGATGCGGTCCTGCGACGCTGGACCGATCGCCGCGTCGCGATCACCCAGCACGACGTCCCGCGGGCCGACCGGCCGCTCTCGTTGACCGAAGCCCGGCGCTTCGCGCATCGCGCCGCGCAGCACCGCGCCTGGACGCCTTCCCCGGACGAGCCGCTGTGGATGCTCGACGAGGACTTTCGCTTCGAGATGCTCGTGCCCTCGAACACGCGGGGATTCCGCCTGGTCCCTGGAGGATCGCTGCTCCACCGGGTGGCGTGCCTGGCCCTCCAGCACGGCCCACGCGGCGTGGACGCGCTCCTCGGCGGCAACAGCGGAGCGCCCCCCGTCCCTGCGCTCGGAACCCTGCGGCGTCAGCTCCTCGATCTGGCGACCCCCGCCACGCCCGAGCGCCTCACGGAAGGCCCACTGCACCCCACCGCGGTGCAGCTCGGCCGACGCGACGCCTACTACGATCTGAGCACCGATCCGCTGCCAGAGCTGCACGTCCCGATGCGCATGGCCTGGTGGAGCCGGTCCGGGGCATGGTCCTGGGAGACCGTCGTCGACCGATTGCTCCAGGGCTTGCCGGTGACCCGACCCGCCCTGCCCTGGCTCGGCGCTCCTGCGAGCGCCTGGGGCGACCTGGAGGCTGCCAGCGTGGCTGGAGGCAACACCCTCCTCCTCACCCCGCGCGTCCTGCGACCCGAAGACTTCGTGCAGCTCCGCTGGGGCCGCATCCGCTCACGTCGCGGCGACACCACGTGGTGCATCACCTGTCAGGCCGGCGGGGCCCGCATCGCGAGGGCCTCCTTCCCGCTGTTCCACGACCGCACCCCACGCAAGGGGAGACCTCCACGGGAGAGCGCGGTGCATGACATGATCGCGGACGCACTCGGCGTCGGCCTCTACGAGGCGCTGAGGGACACGCGCAGCCTGGATCGCCCGAGCATCGAAGCGTGCGCCAGCCGTCGGCTCGCGGCCGTCGTGGAGAGCCTGGGGACCGTGATCACGCTGCTGAAATCGAGCAAGAACGCCTTCCCGGAGGCCTTCGGCACCGAGCTGCTCTCCGTTGCAGTTCGTGCGCAGGTGCGCCTGGCCGACGTTCGCTTCGACGCTGCGGACCTGCACGAGATGCAGGAAGCGCAGCGCCCCTGA